A genomic region of Globicephala melas chromosome 9, mGloMel1.2, whole genome shotgun sequence contains the following coding sequences:
- the EPHA1 gene encoding ephrin type-A receptor 1: protein MERRWPLGLGLLLLLCATPPPGARAMEVTLMDTSKAQGELGWLLDPPEDGWSEVQQILNGTPLYMYQDCPVQESRDTDHWLRSNWIYRGEEASRVHVELQFTVRDCKSFPGEAEPLGCKETFNLLYMESDQDVGIQLRRPLFQKVTTVAADQSFTIRDLASGAAKLNVERCSLGHLTRRGLYLAFHNPGACVALVSVRVFYQRCPETVHGLAQFPDTLPGPGGLAEVAGTCLPHAHVTPGPSGVPRMHCSPDGQWLVPVGRCHCEPGYEEGGSGGVEGCLACPKGSYRADVDTPSCLKCPQHSTSESEGATVCTCESGHYRVPGEGPAKACTRPPSVPRNLSFSISGTQLSLRWEPPVDLGGREDVRYDVGCSQCREAAPDGEPCQPCGESVRFSPGPSGLTTAAVCVDGLEPDANYTFNVEAQNGVSELGTSKPASASLSISMGRAVTLSGLSLRLVKKAPRQLELTWAASRPRSPGGNLSYELHVLNQDEERYQMVLEPRVLLTELQPDTTYTVRVRMLTPLGPGPFSPDHEFRTSPPVSRVVTGGEIVAIIFGLLLGVALLLGMLVFRSRKAQRRRHQRRQRQRDCVADGDREDKLWLKPYVDLQAYEDPAQGALDFTQELNPAWLVVDTVIGEGEFGEVYRGSLRTPSQGAKTVAIKTLKDTSPDGQWWNFLREATIMGQFSHPHILHLEGVVTKRKPIMIITEFMQNGALDAFLREREDQLVPGQLVAMLQGIASGMNYLSDHSYVHRDLAARNILVSQNLSCKVSDFGLTRLLDNFDGTYETQGGKIPIRWTAPEAIAHRIFTAASDVWSFGIVMWEVLSFGDKPYGEMSNQEVMKSIEDGYRLPPPVDCPARLYELMKDCWAHDCAHRPPFHQLKAQLEHLHANPHSLRTIANFDPRVTLRLPSLSGSDGIPYRSVAEWLESIRMKRYILHFHSAGLDTMQCVLDLTAEDLAQMGITQPAHQKRILCSIQGFKD from the exons ATGGAGCGGCGCTGGCCCCTGGGGCTcgggctgctgctgcttctctgcgCCACGCCGCCCCCGGGGGCGCGCGCCATGGAAG TCACGCTGATGGATACTAGCAAGGCACAGGGAGAGCTGGGCTGGCTGCTGGATCCCCCAGAGGATGGG TGGAGTGAGGTGCAGCAGATACTGAACGGGACACCACTGTACATGTACCAGGACTGCCCAGTGCAAGAAAGCAGAGACACTGACCACTGGCTTCGCTCCAATTGGATCTACCGGGGGGAGGAAGCCTCGCGTGTCCACGTGGAGCTGCAGTTCACTGTGCGGGACTGCAAGAGTTTCCCTGGGGAAGCTGAGCCTCTGGGCTGCAAAGAGACCTTCAACCTCCTGTACATGGAGAGTGACCAGGATGTGGGCATTCAGCTCCGGCGGCCCCTGTTCCAGAAG GTAACCACAGTGGCTGCAGACCAGAGCTTCACCATTCGAGACCTTGCGTCTGGAGCCGCGAAACTGAACGTGGAGCGCTGCTCCTTGGGCCACCTGACCCGCCGAGGCCTCTACCTCGCTTTCCACAACCCGGGTGCCTGTGTGGCCCTGGTGTCTGTCCGGGTCTTCTACCAGCGCTGCCCTGAGACTGTGCACGGCTTGGCCCAATTCCCCGACACTCTCCCTGGACCAGGCGGGTTGGCCGAAGTGGCAGGGACCTGCTTGCCCCACGCCCACGTCACCCCTGGACCCTCGGGTGTACCCCGCATGCACTGCAGCCCCGACGGCCAGTGGTTGGTGCCAGTGGGGCGGTGCCACTGTGAGCCTGGCTACGAGGAAGGCGGCAGCGGCGGTGTCGAGGGCTGCCTCG CCTGCCCGAAAGGCTCCTACAGGGCGGACGTGGACACACCCAGTTGTCTCAAGTGCCCCCAACACAGCACATCCGAGTCTGAAGGGGCCACCGTGTGCACCTGCGAGAGCGGGCACTACCGCGTTCCTGGGGAGGGCCCCGCCAAAGCATGCACGC GCCCCCCCTCAGTTCCCCGAAACCTGAGCTTCTCTATTTCGGGGACTCAGCTCTCCCTGCGCTGGGAGCCCCCAGTAGACCTGGGGGGACGCGAGGATGTCAGATACGATGTGGGGTGTTCTCAGTGTCGGGAAGCAGCGCCGGACGGGGAGCCCTGCCAGCCCTGCGGGGAAAGCGTGCGCTTCTCCCCGGGGCCCAGCGGGCTCACCACGGCCGCCGTGTGCGTGGATGGCCTCGAGCCCGACGCCAACTACACCTTTAACGTTGAAGCCCAGAACGGAGTGTCGGAGCTGGGTACCTCCAAGCCCGCCAGCGCCTCACTCAGCATCAGCATGGGGCGTGCAG TGACCCTGTCAGGCTTGTCCCTGAGGCTGGTGAAGAAGGCGCCACGGCAGCTGGAGCTGACCTGGGCGGCGTCCCGGCCTCGCAGCCCCGGGGGGAACCTCAGCTACGAGCTGCACGTGCTGAACCAG GATGAAGAACGGTACCAGATGGTTCTAGAGCCCCGGGTCTTGCTGACTGAACTGCAGCCGGACACCACGTACACCGTCAGAGTCCGGATGCTGACCCCTCTGGGCCCTGGCCCCTTCTCCCCTGACCATGAGTTTCGGACCAGCCCACCAG TTTCCAGGGTTGTGACTGGAGGAGAGATCGTGGCCATCATCTTTGGGCTGCTGCTGGGTGTAGCTCTGCTTCTTGGAATGCTTGTCTTCCGTTCCAG GAAAGCTCAGCGGCGACGGCACCAGAGGCGGCAGAGGCAGCGCGATTGTGTCGCTGATGGGGACAGAG AGGACAAGCTGTGGCTGAAGCCTTACGTGGACCTCCAGGCATATGAGGACCCTGCCCAGGGAGCCCTGGACTTCACCCAGGAGCTCAACCCGGCCTGGCTGGTTGTGGACACCGTCATAGGGGAAG GAGAGTTTGGGGAAGTATATCGAGGGTCCCTGAGAACGCCCAGCCAGGGTGCCAAGACTGTGGCCATTAAGACCTTGAAAGACACATCTCCCGACGGCCAGTGGTGGAACTTCCTTCGAGAGGCAACTATCATGGGCCAGTTCAGCCACCCGCACATTCTGCACCTGGAAGGCGTTGTCACAAAGC GAAAGCCCATCATGATCATCACGGAGTTTATGCAGAACGGAGCCCTGGATGCCTTCCTGAGG GAACGGGAGGACCAGCTGGTCCCTGGGCAGCTGGTGGCCATGCTGCAGGGCATAGCATCTGGCATGAACTACCTCAGTGACCACAGTTATGTCCACCGGGACCTGGCCGCCAGGAACATCTTGGTGAGTCAGAACCTGTCCTGCAAGGTGTCTGACTTTGGCCTGACCCGCCTCCTGGACAACTTTGACGGCACCTATGAAACCCAG GGAGGGAAGATCCCCATCCGTTGGACAGCCCCCGAAGCCATTGCCCACCGGATCTTCACCGCGGCCAGCGACGTGTGGAGCTTTGGAATCGTGATGTGGGAGGTGCTCAGCTTTGGGGACAAGCCCTACGGGGAGATGAGCAATCAGGAG GTAATGAAGAGCATTGAGGATGGGTACCGGCTGCCCCCGCCCGTGGACTGCCCTGCCCGCCTCTATGAACTCATGAAGGACTGCTGGGCCCATGACTGTGCCCATCGGCCCCCCTTCCACCAGCTGAAGGCACAGCTGGAGCATCTGCATGCCAACCCCCACTCCCTGCGAACCATTGCCAACTTCGATCCCAG GGTGACCCTTCGCTTGCCCAGCTTGAGTGGCTCAGATGGGATCCCCTACCGGAGCGTGGCTGAATGGCTGGAGTCCATCCGAATGAAACGCTACATCCTGCACTTCCACTCCGCCGGGCTGGACACCATGCAGTGTGTGCTGGATCTGACGGCCGA GGACCTGGCGCAGATGGGGATCACACAGCCCGCACACCAGAAGCGCATTCTCTGCAGTATTCAGGGGTTCAAGGACtga